CCAATCCAAACAACAGAAAGTCTAAACTAATCGTTGATTTCAACGGCACGCGTGTTGGGCCAACTCCGGATCttataaaaatacataaaaatgttcataaatcttaaaataattttttattggaccccaataaaaaatcagctccaacggatatcgataagtattttTCTAAATTCGTTGGGTGAAAATTGTCAAACTGCTTAGTTTCGCCCCTATTAATCCAGAaaaaatacttaccgatattcatTAGAGCTGATTTATTACAGAgctccataaaaaattattttaaaaattgtgaatattttttttgtatttttgtgaaacACAGAGTGAGCTCTACACGCATGGTAAAAATATGCGGTAAGAGTAGCACTGCTAATCCAAACAAACGACTTCTTGGTTGCAATACTAATAAAGAATTTGCAATACTAATAAAGAATGTACAAATAggcaaagaaaatattatatttgtaAGACCTAGTTATAATAGAGAGTTTGATAcagtagatattttaaaaatgaatagctaaagtaataaagtgactttttaaaatgtaaattggtccaaaatgtAGAAAGGctgatgcggatgctcttagtaaCTATTTCCTTTGAGGTTATTAAACCACCCAGCCCCAAAGCAGAACATCCAAAAACTAGCAGGAAAGCTGGGTAACTCAGAATCTCGTGTACAATTTCCATTGGGTTTCAGCCGAGGAACAAAAGACATAGTAAAACTGAGAGACGGTGGACAAATGAATTCCCTTTAAAACTAAATTAACCCAGGTCACAACTTTCACCAGAAAACCTGAATCGGCAAAACCGAATTTCCTTTCACAGTTTCAGTATTGCAGTTACAAAAATTTCACAGTATTGCAGTTTCACTATTCTCTTTATAAATCATGTAGTATTGCAGGTACAAAAATTTAGCATCACGCTTGACAAAAATTGGGGAAACAGGGGTTCAGACCCTCTTCAATGCAGCCAATAGTGCGGCATCGGAACTGTCCATTTCGACAATCAATTGTGCAGATACGTTTGTTGTTAACTCAGGTGAgtgttttaataaatttgaaccattgattacGGAAACAGGCAGTCGGATGCCGCACTTCCTGGTACACTGCAGGGTCTGGTTGACATGAATCAAAACGAGTGCATCAGTTTGCGTACGAATCCTCATGGATAAAACAAGTTATCCAATTAGTTCAAAGTGAAGAAATAATTCGGTACTATCATCACTTGCACTCTCGAAATACGTTAAATAtgagaaggaaattttttaaaagaaaaaaaagaggggaaatTATGAGGGGAATGTGGACGAGCAACAATCGAATCGTCAATTCCGAGAGTGACGACTGAAACGATATCTCGCCGTAATCATTTCTGTACCTCCTGCTGTGTTTGAAGAAACAGAGGGTGTGTTCTGTTCTTCAATTTCTCAATTACAAACAGAGGATTGTtatttaccacaaaaaaaaaattgaattgtcGGAAATTAACGAACGAGAAGAAAGAGTAGCGATTACacaagcatatatatatatttacacacacacacacgtatacAAAGATGTAGATCTTCCGGTTTACAGCAGCAGCTTTTTGGAAACCAGGAAGAAACCCTGGCTAAAGAGGGGATGAAGATGAAGCGTCCATCGGCTTAGAGGTATGTTTGGAAATGCAGGCTAGAGTTTATTTATAGGGTGGCTGACCTTTTTTCCTTGACTTCCCTTATGCCTCCATATCCAAACCCTAGATACCTTTGCTTACATGATGTAGAGTTACCACATTACCCTCGTCATGAAATGTTTGATAAAACTTTATTTTATACTCTTTCCCTAAATATTGGTCTATCTTTTCATCTTTTAGGTTCTAAAAATTGAGGAACAATATTAGAAATTATGTGTTGTATTTTTTGGGGGTGAAACTGTGTTGTAGTTCGAATGCAATTACTGCATatctttttaagaaattaaaatCTCTCAAAAAGTACAAGATTATTgaacaaaagaggaaagattTGACAGTTACATGCATATCAGTTTAATTagaatcctaaaaaaaaaaatgctatttgtgattttttatttaaatttctcTTTGTGACTTCATGTATTTCATTGTTATCTTTTATATTTCTCGTCTAATTTAATAGATAAATTGTTATTGGTGACTTCATATATTTCATTATTATCTTTTTACATTTCTCATGTAATTCCATAGTAAGCGCTACACATACatctaaaattaaaaaagatgcCAAGACCCATTATAACACGTGAAAAGAAGTACTTAAAGTGCGAATGGCGCATGAGTTTTTGATAGTGAGCTTAactgaatttatttatttatttattaatatgTAAACTTAACTTGATGGTTTATGTTTAGATTGTTTTTGTGATATTTCTCAAATAACGTAAGACTATGATAATATGGTAGGGTCATAGTACCTTCAGAATTCTAAagaaaaacatttcaaaaagaaacctttacaaataaaaagtaaagattttcaaaaattgGAACCTTTTTCAAATGAGAACAAGCCTTCTTGTAATATAAGAAACCGTAGGACCTAatgcaagaaaaaattatttatgtatatTTTGCAATAATGTAATGCAAGCATTTCACCTACCTAATATTAGAAATCGTCTTGATGACTTTTTGTGATCGGAGACGAGTCTTATCTGAGTGAGGTCCTGAATATTTGTTTGTGAGTTTAGGCCTTATTTGTGGTTGCTTTTCTTGATGTATTGTTTTCTTATCAATGAAAGCACCTCTaaactttgaccaaaaaaaaaaaaaatttacacttATCTAAGATGAATAGgaaccattttttctttttctgttcaacataaataaataaataatgggATAAGTTTGTTACGGGTGGCTACTGAAACTTTGTAAATTGCAGAGGCTGATGGTGTAAATATAATTAAGTGTAGGGTCCATCACGGATATTCAGAACCTACCTTCTAGGGCTTcaaaatgtagagagagaaaagggagagTTTTTCGCTTCAATCTCCCTCTCTAGACTCTGTTCCCCAGCACCTGAAGCAAAACCACCTCAACCCATGCATCTTCTCTGCAATACAGCTTTCGGGTCTTCACATTCCAATTACAAAACTTAAACATCTGCACAAAAAAGGtgttaatttttcatttgtaaGTAGTaagctctttctttttctatttccttCTTGTTTTCCATTGATTTTGTCATCAGATTCTCTTCATACAACAAAAAGTGTCGTTACCCAATTCGAGattgctatttttttaaaatcttgatTGAATTGAAGAACATATAGTATTTGTTTGGGGTGGGAGAGTTTCATGGGGAAATCTGGGGGTAGGAAAAAGAAAGGTGGTGTTAACCAAAACCAGGTTTCAGGAGCTAATAACCCTATACCATATGCTAATGGTGGTGTTGATTTGAACTCttcaattttattgaaaagagCCCATGAGCTCAAAGAGGAAGGAAACAGGAGATTTCAAGCCAAAGATTATGTGGGTGCTCTTGAACAATATGATAATGCCCTTAAACTTACCCCCAAGACACACCAGGACCGAGCTGTGTTTCATAGCAACAGAGCGGCTTGTTTGATGCAAATGAAGCCCGTAGACTATGAAACTGTGATTTCTGAGTGTTCTATGGCGCTTCAGGTTGAGCCCAAATTTGCCCGGGCCTTACTTCGTAGGGCTAAGGCATTTGAGGCTATTGGAAAATATGAAATGGCGATGCTAGATGTGCAGGCTCTATTGGGTGCTGAACCAAACCACAGGGATGCTTTGGAGATTGGACGGCGATTGAGGACAGCTCTCGGGCCCCATCACGAGGCCCAGCTGGACCTCCAAAGCCGCCCTTCTCCGGCGGCTCTAGGGGCTTCTGTGGTACGTGGAGCACCGGTTTCTGGTATTGGACCATGTTTACCAGCAAGGCCCATGCCAAAGAAGGCAGCAGCTTCGGCACTTGGGCCAGTTGTATTGCCAAGTGATAATAAGCCGGATAAGCCACAACTGGTTCCGCTTGCTGAAAGTGGCCCTAAGGTCAACAACCACTTACCAAAGCTTGCTTTGAAGCCTTCAAATGGTTCTACAAAATCCAATGCGACTAAGGGTAACCAAAAGGAACAGGCAACTTCATCCGTGTCCCTGGCATTGGAGACTGCAGTTAAGTTGAGGCCACTGAAGCTTGTTTATGATCATGACATAAGGCTAGCCGAAATGCCTGTGAATTGCAGCTTTAGAGGGTTAAGGGAGATTGTAAGCAAGCGCTTCCCACCTTCAAAGTCAGTTTTGATCAAGTACAAGGATAGTGATGGTGATTTAGTAACTATAACATGTACTAAAGAACTCAAGTTGGCAGAGTCGTCTGTTGATGGTGTTATTGTAGAAGATCCTGAGACAGACAAAGTCGACTCAGTTGGGATGTTGAGATTGCACATTGTTGATGTGGGTCCGGAGCAGGAGCCACCTATActggaagaggaggaggaggagaagtcTCTAACTACTGAGGAGATAAAAGGAGATGAGAGTGGTTCACATTCTTCTCTGGGTGATTCTACCATGGAAAGTGTGGATACCGAAATAGATAAGCCAGCAAAGGAACCTCCCAAGGAAAAGTCTGGAGCTTTAGAGGACCCTGAGTGCAAAGAAGTGGAGATGGACGACTGGTTGGTTGAATTTGCTCAGTTATTCCGGAGCCATGTGGGTATTGACCCAGACGCCCATATTGATTTGCATGAACTTGGGATGGAGCTGTGTTCAGAAGCCCTTGAAGATACAATAACCAGTGAAGAGGCCCAAAGCCTTTTTGATAAGGCTGCCTCAAAATTCCAGGAGGTGGGGGCATTGGCTTTCTTCAATTGGGGCAATGTACATATGTGTGCCGCAAGGAAACGGATTCCCATTGATGACTCCGCTGAAAAAGAGTTGGTGGCAACACAGCTTCAGGCAGCTTATGAATGGGTGAGAGAAAAATACTCTCTGGCCAAAGAGAAGTACGAGGAAGCAATGAAGATTAAACCTGATTTTTATGAGGGGTTACTTGCTTTGGGCCAGCAACAATTTGAAATGGCAAAACTTCATTGGTCCTATGTAGTGGCTAAGAAAGATGATCTCTCAAAATGGGATCCTAGTGAAACTATTGGACTTTATGACAGTGCAGAGGAGAAAATGAAAGCTGCTACTGAGATGTGGGAGAAGGTGGAGGAGCAGAGAGCTATTGAGCTAAAAGATCCAAGTGCAAACAAGAGGGAAGaagtgaaaagaaagaaacaaggaAGTGGTAACGAAGGTGAGTCCTCTGGGAACAGTGGTCGAGGAGAGATTTCAGCTGTTGAAGCAGCAGAACAGGCAGCGATGATGAGATCACAGATACATCTGTTTTGGGGTAACATGCTTTTTGAGCGTTCTCAAGTTGAATTTAAACTGGGGTTGGATGTTTGGAAAAAGAACATGGATGATGCTGTTGAGCGATTCAAGCTTGCTGGGGCTTCTGATGTCGACATTGCAACCGTTTTGAAAAACCATTGCTGTAATGATGATGCAGTTCAAGGGGATGACAAGAAAGTTGTGAAACTAAGTGATGACGTGGCTGATAAGGCAGATAAAAATGCTGACGCAAGTGAAGTAGTGGTAGAGTGAAGTTCGTTAATGTGCTTGGCGCCTTCAGTTAGTTGGCTGTGCATTTTCTCctgatttttgagttttgattggAGAGAGGCGGTGCTTTTTCTTTCAACGTAAGGCCAGGCTATtggatttttttcccctttaaaAATAGAAAGCCAGGTGGCAGCGCCACCCTGCTGTGTACTCACCCAGAAACTGTGTACTCACCCAGAAAGTACGAGCTTGAATTTTACCTGGTCAAAGAACATTAGTTTTGCAGTATTTATGAGTTTTTTAAGAGAAATATTAAGTGCTTGGGTGTTGGGACAAGCATTTTGGCTTAACTTTCTATTCTAATTGAGGGTTGGCTTTTGCATTCTTGACTTCGTTGataatttttgtgtttggtCCGTCTTTTTTCTTGGAGTGACAAGTCATTAAATTATTACGCAGGATTCGAATCTGTGGAAACTGACTCTCAACATTGGTCAAACCATGTCTGTATTTTACTCCTCTGAAGTAGATTTGGTGATGGATTCCTTTGACAAATGTACTCATATACTGCCAGTCAGCGTCATATCAGAGCAACAGAACATTCTCATGACTTTTCCTGTGCTAGTTCTGCTGCATTTTTTTGTGGCTGGGTTTGCAGTAGATTAAGTGTTGTTGACTCAAAGATGCCAGGCATATATCTTCCCCCAAAGAGTACATTACGACCTATTAAAGAAATTAGAGGTCCTTGAAACACGGCGATGTTCCAGTTATAAATCAGTTAAAGGTAGTGTTGTCGTTAGAAATTGCGGTTTTAAAACCATAAATCAGTTAAGGTAGTGTTTGTCGTTAGGAATTGCTGTTATGGCATGGCCAGATGATAAATACTTTCActtttccgtttgaccaaaaaaagacGATAAatactttcatttcatttagcCAAGGAGTCCTTTTTTATTTAGTGCTGCAATTACCATAGTAAAGGTCAGTAATGTCATTAAAAAGGTCCAATCTCCACCACCTCATTAAACTACCTTCGCAGCAGAAGTGCGAGGTTAATTTAGTTACCTTTTGGGATGGTATTCTTTCAGGATACAGATTACTTTTGCCAAGTAAGTGATAAGCATTAACATAGGTAAGGTATATATAGATAGTTTCCTAGGGTCTGAAATTATTCATTGAGGAAGAAAAGGACTGCTATTCATTGAGTTGTCTTTCATCTTGTGTTGAACTGGTATTTATGAAGTAAAGTACATCTCTTAATtctttttcagatgaaaatgaTTTAGCGTATTGTTTGGTGTTATTTTGTTAAATGGtagttgtagaaatgaaatattCTCTGCtggtaaaaaaaatggaagagggTGTGAATTTTCTCTTTTGGTACTTGAATTTTTATTGCCATTTTATGTAGAACTATAGATTACGGTGGGATTCAGACCCACATCTCTTGCAATAAAAGCATGTCTTGCCTATTTAGACCACATGACAATGTATTCATCTATTGAAACAATCCTTTTATTGATTGGGACTTGAAATCTACATTTTTTATGCATTTCAATATCCACGATTTGCAACTGGGCCTTTTCGGTTCTCCATTCAATTCACGATTTGACTGCTATGGTATTCTCTACATTTTCGTAAACAAGCCTTGATGGTGGTCTGATGTGGAGAAACTGAGGACATTAATGGTATCTTTATCCGTTTGTTGTTAACTTTTTAAGAACTTCAGTAAGCACGAATTATTTCTGAAAGAAAAGGTAACTCTTTCGCGCCGGCCTTGAACTTCCCATCCTCTACTACAACTTACAAGGCCACTTGGACGCTACTCATACTACCGGATGCAGATTTGTGATGGAACTCAACATATTGTCTTTCTTTCTGTTGAAGTTGGATTTTTATGAATATTCCTCATCTGCATTGTAAATCTCAATCTGATGCGGTTTCACCTCAATGATGTGTTTTAAGGCTTATGTGTCTATTTATTACACGATCCTGGAGAACTTTCATGTATGGAAGGCTTACTGGCTTGAACAGCAGTGTTACCCTGCTTTCACCATCTTACATCAATCATGAGGTAAGAAACCCTATGCGTAATAATAAAATGGACTCAGTTATCTTGCTTGCATATTTTGTACTCAATTGTTGTGTTTATTTGTTGGGTTTTCTATCCAGAAGATTGTGAATCGTCAAAATAACCAGCTAGATTTAGCTTTTCTAGATGGAAATCCGTTCGTCTTGGACTTAGTTCGAGGTACTAGTTGTGTTTTGGAAGTGTTTATTTATCCGTCGACATGAAAACTCGGATCACGACTTCTCAATAACACAAGTTGTTTTGTAAATTTGGTAGGAAACTTGTGCTTTTATGTGATTTCTCTTCTGTTGACAAAATTTGAGTTGAAGAATTGTTCTTACAGGACatttggtttttgttgtttcCTTAGTCCTTACCATGCACCCGATTCTTTTATATGGTAGTACTTTATAGTCATTTTTTTCTGCACAACTATATATTATCGAATTTACCGTCATGCATTTGTTTACGAGTCACTTATTTTCCATATAGGTGTGGAAGTCCTATACCATACATGTGTTTCCAATATGTCTAGATTTAACGTCACTTGGTAATGGTCCTTGGGTCATATCTATAAAAGGTCCTTGCCCAGCTTTATATGTGCTCCACTTCTACAATGTCCTTCCTCGTGGAGTATGCCCACTAAAAGCATATTAGACCTAAGTTAGCATGCCTTTAACATGGAATCAATAGGCTAATTTATGTGGAATTTCCTTCATAcgctgagcagttttttttttctttttctttttctgaaatgcttttgtttttgttcctaactctttttttttttagtgacgTAGGAACCACCCCATGGCAGGGCCACATTGGACCCACCCTTGTTCCAAACTCTTGTCTGAGTATCACTCTTTCAGGTGTTTATATACGGAGCAACACTAAACATGTGTAGAAAAACAACTTGAAAAGAGAAATACATTAGTGTAAATAAGTAAATGTGAACCTCTTCTGCTGTGAGGGTTGTTTCATAATTAGACTGGCTATCCCATTTCTCTTCCTGGGTTTTCTGATGTGCATTTTGCATTTGTGTGGCTATAACTTCTTTAAGCTTTGATGAAAATCTCTCTCTTAGTTGAAACCCAAGGACCAAATATTTGAGCTGTTGCTTCGATTGAAAACTTCCACCTTAGCGGGATATGTTTTGGAGGGGAGAAGGGGGATAAATAAGATGGGATAAAGAGGTGGATATGATTGGTGGAGGGATTATTGTAGAAGCAGGGTTTAAAAGTTACTTGgtttaacttac
The sequence above is a segment of the Rhododendron vialii isolate Sample 1 chromosome 13a, ASM3025357v1 genome. Coding sequences within it:
- the LOC131315227 gene encoding protein CLMP1-like — encoded protein: MGKSGGRKKKGGVNQNQVSGANNPIPYANGGVDLNSSILLKRAHELKEEGNRRFQAKDYVGALEQYDNALKLTPKTHQDRAVFHSNRAACLMQMKPVDYETVISECSMALQVEPKFARALLRRAKAFEAIGKYEMAMLDVQALLGAEPNHRDALEIGRRLRTALGPHHEAQLDLQSRPSPAALGASVVRGAPVSGIGPCLPARPMPKKAAASALGPVVLPSDNKPDKPQLVPLAESGPKVNNHLPKLALKPSNGSTKSNATKGNQKEQATSSVSLALETAVKLRPLKLVYDHDIRLAEMPVNCSFRGLREIVSKRFPPSKSVLIKYKDSDGDLVTITCTKELKLAESSVDGVIVEDPETDKVDSVGMLRLHIVDVGPEQEPPILEEEEEEKSLTTEEIKGDESGSHSSLGDSTMESVDTEIDKPAKEPPKEKSGALEDPECKEVEMDDWLVEFAQLFRSHVGIDPDAHIDLHELGMELCSEALEDTITSEEAQSLFDKAASKFQEVGALAFFNWGNVHMCAARKRIPIDDSAEKELVATQLQAAYEWVREKYSLAKEKYEEAMKIKPDFYEGLLALGQQQFEMAKLHWSYVVAKKDDLSKWDPSETIGLYDSAEEKMKAATEMWEKVEEQRAIELKDPSANKREEVKRKKQGSGNEGESSGNSGRGEISAVEAAEQAAMMRSQIHLFWGNMLFERSQVEFKLGLDVWKKNMDDAVERFKLAGASDVDIATVLKNHCCNDDAVQGDDKKVVKLSDDVADKADKNADASEVVVE